AGATGCAACTACTTGCAGCTCTTCAATGGGAGGAGCTTCTTTCAATTCCTGCACGCATAAGATCTTATGTTATAAACAGTTTTATAAGTTTTCTTTTAAGCAGTTGGAAAATTATTTCCGCACGCTCTCTCGACCACTTTGACTCCTCTTGTTTTTAGCTACAAGATTGAATCGAGGAACAAAAACGAGCATGGGCGTGGAGGACAAAAACGGAGTGTGAAAATTATTTTCAAGTTAAGCAATCTAGTATCGTCTACACTCGAATTCAGGCTTCTGAAATAAGCaaagacaagattggaaaaAAGGGTTATTCAAGCAGGATTAATTGTTAATAATTATTCATTATTTTAATCATCATAATCATTAAGATAATCGGATTTacagaaataaaatgataaaaagaaaaaacaaaggctAAAAAAAGAGCTGGATAAATGGATTTGATGTTACGTGTACATATCTCAAATTGAAATTATTTCGAGTGTGACGGTCAGATATaaataaacaaagaaataatAGTAACTAGACTTTTGGATGGTGGAAGTAAAATTTAGAAGGAAAAACTCAGGAAAATACCTTGAATGACCCCATGAGTTGAAGAATCCCAACTTGGGCCTGCAAGTACTTGACATAGTTGTAAGCAGCAGTGAGCATCTCAGCTGTGTTCATCTTACTTCCTCCAGGAACAAGCTTCCCTAGCGCTTGAGTCTTCTCTGTGAtcttcctcctcctttctcTAGCCGCTATACTCTGAGCTGACACACATTTTTCACCCACTTTTTTCTTATTAGCAACATTAGTTATACTCTCGTGTCCATGATTAATGTTTGCTCCTGCGCTATTAGTTAAATCCTCCGGAAGTTGATCGAATTTGGGAAGTGGAGTAGGAAAAAACTTGGGCACAGGCATCAACGAGGGTAGCGGACACaaatttggaacaaacccattaGAAAGAGTAAAATCCGGTGAGAAGCAATCTTGGAAACATTTTTGGCGTTTCGGGTTGGGGTAGGGATTGAAATCAGGGGCAGTGAGAGAGAAACTATTATGTGGGAGAAGAAGATGATCATCAGTAGTAGTATCATGATCATGATTTTCAAGGTTTAGAAGATCGTAGGGGTCATACCATGAATGATATTCATCAACAAAGCTGTTGGAAAAGTTGGAATTAATATTATACTcggaataataataatattgaaGGAAGTCTGCTGTTAAGAGCTCTGCTTCCAAGTTTTGTTGGAAACAATTAGTGATCGTCATCTCTGAGTCGAAAGCCTGAGGAGGCAATGGACTCAAGGCCATGAAATATATGTGcttaaaacctgaaaaaaagagagaggaagtaAAAGAAATTAGAAAATGAACACAGCATAGAGAAATTAAGTATACGTAATTAAGATTTtaaccatgcatgcataataagaTGTTTAATATTTCGTCCAGAAGCTGTACGTGTACAAGGCGAGTACGAAAAGGAAGTATATACATAGCGATTCGTAGATAGCTAGATTCTTGAAAAGAGAGTAAAACTGCAAGcagtgagagagagggagagagagagagagagagagagaattgtacCTGAGAAGATACTGTGTAAGGTGAAAATGTTGGTTGTTGTACAAGAGTAGACAGAAGCAGACCTAAACAAGACCTGAGATAGAATTACCACTAATTAACTGCTACAACTTATAAAAACCGACTTAATCCTTAATTa
This genomic interval from Malus domestica chromosome 05, GDT2T_hap1 contains the following:
- the LOC103435545 gene encoding transcription factor bHLH117-like, with protein sequence MALSPLPPQAFDSEMTITNCFQQNLEAELLTADFLQYYYYSEYNINSNFSNSFVDEYHSWYDPYDLLNLENHDHDTTTDDHLLLPHNSFSLTAPDFNPYPNPKRQKCFQDCFSPDFTLSNGFVPNLCPLPSLMPVPKFFPTPLPKFDQLPEDLTNSAGANINHGHESITNVANKKKVGEKCVSAQSIAARERRRKITEKTQALGKLVPGGSKMNTAEMLTAAYNYVKYLQAQVGILQLMGSFKELKEAPPIEELQVVASPVLQEKLYLENNCLVPKKFVAILAEHFDAQSKPSLSNNLNLLLTSTT